The genomic region CCCTCATTCCCAGCCAACATCACACCTGGTGACCATTTCATTGCCCGGACAACCATCGGCCCGGTATCGAACTTCGGCACCCCAGGAGTTTTCGACTACCAGCAATACCTGGAAGATCAAGGCATTCGAGTAAAAGGGTGGATCAAAACTCCTTCCCTGATCATGAAAGTCAACCAGCTTTCACCCCCCTCTTGGGCCAGCCGAATGCGCTACCTGCCGGAACGCCTCCGATTTCAGCTTAGCCAATTTCTGACCACCTCACTCCCCCCGCAGACTGCTGGAGTATACAAAGCAATCCTTATCGGTGACTCCAGCAGTCTCACTCCTGAAACAAAAGAAGCATTCAAGGCCAGCGGCAGCATTCACCTTCTTTCCATTTCCGGGCTACACATGGCGCTTGTCGCCCTATTCTCGACAGGGATTATCTCTTGGCTGCTCAAAAGATCAGAATGGATCCTCCTCAACCTGCCAGCCACCAAAGTTGCGGCGCTACTCTCCCTCATACCCCTCGCTGCTTACACCATGATTGCTGGAGCAAATCCGCCGGTCCTTCGATCCTTAATCATGATCTCCGTCTTCATTGCCGCCCTTTTGCTTGACCGCCAATGGTCAATTTCTACCAATATTGCCATCGCCGCCTTGATTATCCTGGCAGCAAATCCAACGCAGCTCTACACCGCGTCGTTTCAGCTTACCTTCACCGCCGTTTCTTCAATCGCGCTCTTCTCTCCTTACCTGGCAAAAATTGCGGCTCAAGGTACGATAGAAAACAAAGAACTGTCCGTACAAAAACGGATCGTTTTTACCGTCAAAAAGTGGACCATAGCCTCCTTCCTCATTTCACTTGCCGCAACCATTGGCACCGCGCCAGTTCTCGCGTTTCATTTTAATCGAATATCTCTGGCCAGCCCAATATCAACCATACTGATCGAACCCATTCTCTGCCTGTGGTCGCTAATTATCGGCCTGGTCGCATGCCTGTTCATCGGAATCCCGCCTATCGCCCATGCGCTTTTCGCCGTGGGCAGCCCAGGAATTACTGCTTCTCTTGCCATCGCAGACCTCTTTACTCATCTTCCCTGGCTTTACCTTTGGGTCACGCCTCCCTCGATTCCTGCGATCATGAGCTGGTACCTGCTACTCATCCTGTTCGCTTCATGGCCGATTCTCTCTCGCCGCGCACTCTCTTTTGGCCTTCTCAGCTGCTTTGGCCTTTGGCTGCTTGCACCTCTTACGCAGAACAACTCCACCAGCCATGACACAAAAGTCACCATTCTCGATGTAGGACAAGGCAGCGCCATAATCATCGAAGCGCCGGGAAGTGATCCTATTTTGATTGATGGAGGAAGGAAACAGGCAAGATCAAACAAGGAATTCGATACCGGAGAGAACCTCATCGCCCCCTATCTTTGGCACAAGGGGATAAAACGACTGTCCATGATTATTTGCTCTCACCCTGACGCCGATCACTACAACGGGATTCCATTCCTCTTGGCTCGATTCAAACCAGAAACCTTATGGATCAACGGCTACGAAAGCGATGAAAAAAGCTACCATCAAATGCTCGCCACAGCGACTCACCTCAAGATCAAGACCACGATTCCGACACCAGGAATGGAACTCTACCAGGCAGAAGACATTTCACTTAAGGTCATCGCTGGCGGGCAACTTCGCGCAACTTCTAACAACAAAGGAGCAACCGACAACAACCAAAGCCTCGTCCTGCGCCTTACCCATGGCAACGTCGCCTTCCTCCTGCCCAGTGACATTGAAGAAGAAGGCGAACACTCATTGCTGAACCATCCGGGGATCAAGGCGGATATCCTCGTGTCCCCACATCACGGCAGTGCAACTTCAAGCTCTTCCGCTTTCCTTACAGCGGTAGCCCCACGATATGTAGCGATTTCAGCCGGACAGAACCAACACGGACATTTCCCCGCGCCTGCAATCGTGGCCCGATATCAGAAATTAAACAGCGCCATTCTGAATACCGCCGAGCACGGCAGTCTCTTTTTCACAACCGACGGCAAAAACATTCAGGTAGAAACATATCGATAAGATGCCCCTTGTCTCCGACTCACCAGGAGCAAGGGGCATCGTGAGGAGGAAAGGTCGACACATCAAGCATCGGCAAAATCAAGAGGCGGATTTTTCAGAAATGGAACAAATTTTGACTTTTCAATAGCATTGGTGTAGGCATCCTCGGCAGAAATCCACCCTTTTTGCATGTTCTCAAAGATAGCGTCATCCAAAGTTTGCATGCCATATTTTTTTCCAGTCTGCATCGCAGAAGGAATCTGAAAAGTCTTTCCCTCACGAATCAGATTACGAATCGCCGGGGTACAAATCAAAATCTCCAGCGCGGCACAGCGACCTTTTTTGTCAATCCGCTTAAACAACGTTTGCGACACCACCGCCTTCAGTGCATCAGCAAGCGTTGAGCGCACTTGGGCCTGCTGAGTGGAGGGAAAAATTTCGATAATACGATCAACTGTCTTCGCTGCATTCAAGGTGTGAAGAGTGCCAAAAACCAAATGACCAGTCATAGCCGCCTCCAT from Desulfobulbaceae bacterium harbors:
- a CDS encoding DNA internalization-related competence protein ComEC/Rec2 → MPKLFTDPPLPISLIPLTIAFAAGITWARFSQVPVTGSVTTIALIATWLLMVNRHLSRLTPYLICLLFFGIGGVHATITSQAPIDPSHISHLAKERREVSLVGTLLHCPETNTEQTTVLMATHLLIDQKGETGTHGLALLTAPSFPANITPGDHFIARTTIGPVSNFGTPGVFDYQQYLEDQGIRVKGWIKTPSLIMKVNQLSPPSWASRMRYLPERLRFQLSQFLTTSLPPQTAGVYKAILIGDSSSLTPETKEAFKASGSIHLLSISGLHMALVALFSTGIISWLLKRSEWILLNLPATKVAALLSLIPLAAYTMIAGANPPVLRSLIMISVFIAALLLDRQWSISTNIAIAALIILAANPTQLYTASFQLTFTAVSSIALFSPYLAKIAAQGTIENKELSVQKRIVFTVKKWTIASFLISLAATIGTAPVLAFHFNRISLASPISTILIEPILCLWSLIIGLVACLFIGIPPIAHALFAVGSPGITASLAIADLFTHLPWLYLWVTPPSIPAIMSWYLLLILFASWPILSRRALSFGLLSCFGLWLLAPLTQNNSTSHDTKVTILDVGQGSAIIIEAPGSDPILIDGGRKQARSNKEFDTGENLIAPYLWHKGIKRLSMIICSHPDADHYNGIPFLLARFKPETLWINGYESDEKSYHQMLATATHLKIKTTIPTPGMELYQAEDISLKVIAGGQLRATSNNKGATDNNQSLVLRLTHGNVAFLLPSDIEEEGEHSLLNHPGIKADILVSPHHGSATSSSSAFLTAVAPRYVAISAGQNQHGHFPAPAIVARYQKLNSAILNTAEHGSLFFTTDGKNIQVETYR